CGGGGATGACTGAGAACCTCCAAAATACCTTCGTCTAGCTGCAATTCTTTTGCCGCTGCTTCTAGGTAGCTACAGGCTTGGTCATATGGGCAAATATACGCTGGAGACTCCTGCTCCAACCGAGGTAGAGATGATGAAAGCATAACATTTTCTCCTCTTCGCAGTTAAGAAGTGCGAAGACTGTGAAAGCTTAGAGTTTTTCTGATTCGCAAAGATGCTGTGAATCAGATGTGTATGGCTAGCATAGCTTTATTTTCTCGAAAAAAACGGAATTTGGTAAATTTCGTTACAGTTTTACTTTTGCTTAGCTTGTATGCAACAATGCAAAGCAGAGAACATCATGTCAAGCTAAAAGTCGAACTGCTGCAACCAAAGTTTATACTAATTCTCAAAAGTAGTTAGCTGTGGGTGCACAGAGTATTGCGGATGAGGTGATTATTTTTTATCAAGTTATAGACTCACCACCATCAACACAGCTACTCTACTTTAGAAGAGGAATTTGTCGTGTTTAAGTCCTGGGTGCTGAGTCTATGTTGTTTACTGCTTTAGGTGTCAGTCCGCTACTAGGAAATTTGATAGCAACAGCGCTAACGTTTGTTTATGTGTTCGGGCTGGTAGCACTATTGAATATTTTTGTAACCAAGTTTGGACTACCGCAAGATATTAGCCGTAAAATTACACATATTGGTGCTGGATCGGTTATTGGATTTTTGCCTCTTTACAGTAATTTACATTGGTCGAAGTATTTGAATGTGACGATTTTTGTGGTGTGGATAGTCCTTCTTGTATACAAAGGGCTATTTGCCCAACCAGATGATCAAGCTGTTAATACTATGACTCGCACGGGTGACAGGCGTGAACTCCTCAAAGGACCGCTTTATTTCGTTATTGTGGCAACTCTTTGCGGGACACTACTGTATAAAACTTTTCCTGGAATTGTCGCAATGACAACTCTTGGCTGGGGCGATGGTGTTGCACCGATAATTGGCTCGAAATATGGCAAACTCAAATACACAATTCTTAGTAACAAAAGCTGGGAAGGAAGCTTTTCGATGTTTGTTTTTGCTTTCGCCGCCAGCGTCTTTTTTGTTTGGCTTATCATACCAAGTCAACTAAATATTATCAGGATTTTATTGCTGGCATTTATTGCCACAATAGTTGAAGGATGTAGTCCAAAAGAGATTGATAACATCCTCATTCCAGTGGCAGTTATTGTGGCAGCAAGTTTTGTTTAACTAATCCAAACTGTTTGGCTATGTAAACATAATTTACCTGCATAGGCGAAAAATTCAAGGATCTAAAAAACGTGATTGTGTCATTCCCTAGCAAAGCCAAGGAATGAATAGTTTAATTTTCATGATAAGAATAAATATGGTATAAGAAAATTGCAAATACATAATGTTTAAGCGTTGAAAAAAGGTAAGTGACAACGCAGGTAATTATAATGCAGAAAGCAGTAACTCTAGAGGAAGCTTTAGAATTGATAAAGCAGCTTTCCTTAGTAGATAAAGTGCGCTTGATTTCGCAAGTTGCGCCCCAAATTGAAAGGGAATTGAGAACTGTTGGATCCAAACCGCGAAAGTCTTTGAGAGGGCTGTGGCGGGGTAGCAATATCACTGAGTCAGACATTGCCGAAGTCAGACAGTCCAGCTTGCCTTAATGCTTGTTCCATTAAGGCAAGCTAGTAAAGAGCTTCATCAAATTGTTACTGTGTTCGTTCTGCTATTTTGCGAGCCAACATCTCAAAATCACGATAAACATTTTTTACAGCCTTAGTATGAGCTCCAATAGCACCATCAGCCGGTTTCAAATAAAACATAGGCTTGCGAACCTCCTGAGCCATCGGCATTAGGCTTTGGTAGTTTTTGAGCAAAGCTAGACAATTAGGATCGTTTTCTACAGAGGTGTTGTCGTCCCCAGGCTCATTTAATACAGCGTCTCGGTAAACTTTTGGGATGCGGGCAATCCAACGATTATATGCCTTTACTGGACGATCTAATCGCACTGAGTGCTGTAAAACAACGTAACCAACAGGTTGCATACGACCCTTCGGCAACAATACATCATCCGCCGGGTTTCGGGGAAGTCGGTCTTTCCAATTTTTTCGCCAGCGTCGTAATGTGGGACCAAGGTTGCGTAAGCCTTGCAAAGAGAATAAATCTGGTGAAAGAGGTACAACAACGTAATCCGCTGCAATCAGCGCAGCACGATTGATCGCCCCTAGGTTTGGTCCTAAGTCCATCAGAATTACATCAGCTTTGTGGACTAAGGCTGTCTTCTGCATCATTCTCCAAAAAGCAGATATGACACGAAAAGCACGCTCATCACCATCCATGCATTTTGGCCACACTTCTGAAAGCTGATCCTCAAAACCCGAAAGCGACAGGTCACCTACTAGAAGTGCTAGCTTACTAAGCAGAAGCGACTGCTGATTATCAACATATTCCAAGTGTGGCTCAGCAATATCACCAATGGCTCTAATTAAAGGCTGAACACAACCAAAGACAGTGTTTGGATGATTGCCATCTGGCCAAAGTTCTTCCAAGCGTTCCTCGTCAATAAAGCCAGCAGTAAGATTTGCTTGGGGGTCTAAATCAACGGCAACTACCCGATAGCCTAAATTACAATACATCCATGCCAGGTGATACACTAAGGAGGTTTTACCAACACCACCTTTATTATTGAAGAAAGCAATAGTTGTAGTATTCATGGTCTTCTCCTAAGCATGGCTAGCACATAGCTATCTTCAACCACAAACTCCAGTGGCGGGTTACCGTTCTTTTGAAGTTGCTGACGTGCAAGTTGAATTCCTACCCCAAAGCGTTGAACATAGCCAAGATTTTTCATCGCTTCGGCGAGGTGAGGATTTCGATAATCTGTTATGGCTGGTTGTCCAAAGTTTTGCCTATTTACCTGACCAAAAGGCCCGCCTGGATTTTGAATTTCGATGCGGTCATTGAACCAAGTAATTCTGACTGGCGCATTTGTCCCTTCAAATGTACGGTGCATGACAGCATTTCTTGCCAGTTGTTGCAGAGCAACTATCGGGTAATCAGGCTGCCGAATTTCAACAGCACTAGCAGTGATATCTGTCGCCACTGAGATATGAGCCTGAAAAGTTTCATCTAGCATCCGCAGTAAATCAGGAAGTGGACCGCCTATTTCTTTTTGGTCTTTAATTGGGTCAGTTAACTCACTCCCATCAATACGAAGAAACTGAACATAAGCACAAGGAACAAATTGTCTTGGATCATTACCTATCACCAGTACACCCAAGATAGTTGGTTTGAGCAACGGCTCAACTGTCGCAAATCTCAATGCTGTAAGTTGTTGCTCAACCGAACGTTGATTTTCTTCAAGAACTTCGATGGCTAAGGATGAGGGCAAATAAACTCGACGAAATAAATCTAAATCTAGGTCATCCAAACTAGCGAATGCTATGGATCGAAGATCGAAAGGTAAATCCTTTGAGCGTCTTTTCTCTGCTAAACGACGCTCTTCCTCAGCTGTAGCAGTAGCCCTGCGAGGACCAACCCGTACACAAACACGTCCATTAAAACGTACAGGTGGAGCATCCGATGGTTCCACAATCACAACTGCTAGTTCACATCTACAGATAGTTCGCTTCTGAACAATCATAGATGGGAAAGGCAAGATGTTCCCATCCGAGCGCAAACTCGAAAGTGTAAGCAAAAGCTTATCGTCTATGTGAAGGTTGGCGCAACTGCCATTATCGTTAACACCAATAAATAAAACTCCTGGTTTTTGGTGGTTCGGCAAATCGTTTGCAAATGCACAAATAGCGTCACAAAGCTTTCCTTTGTCAGATATCGAAGCCTTGCGTTC
This portion of the Brasilonema sennae CENA114 genome encodes:
- a CDS encoding diacylglycerol/polyprenol kinase family protein; this translates as MLFTALGVSPLLGNLIATALTFVYVFGLVALLNIFVTKFGLPQDISRKITHIGAGSVIGFLPLYSNLHWSKYLNVTIFVVWIVLLVYKGLFAQPDDQAVNTMTRTGDRRELLKGPLYFVIVATLCGTLLYKTFPGIVAMTTLGWGDGVAPIIGSKYGKLKYTILSNKSWEGSFSMFVFAFAASVFFVWLIIPSQLNIIRILLLAFIATIVEGCSPKEIDNILIPVAVIVAASFV
- a CDS encoding ParA family protein, which gives rise to MNTTTIAFFNNKGGVGKTSLVYHLAWMYCNLGYRVVAVDLDPQANLTAGFIDEERLEELWPDGNHPNTVFGCVQPLIRAIGDIAEPHLEYVDNQQSLLLSKLALLVGDLSLSGFEDQLSEVWPKCMDGDERAFRVISAFWRMMQKTALVHKADVILMDLGPNLGAINRAALIAADYVVVPLSPDLFSLQGLRNLGPTLRRWRKNWKDRLPRNPADDVLLPKGRMQPVGYVVLQHSVRLDRPVKAYNRWIARIPKVYRDAVLNEPGDDNTSVENDPNCLALLKNYQSLMPMAQEVRKPMFYLKPADGAIGAHTKAVKNVYRDFEMLARKIAERTQ
- a CDS encoding ATP-binding protein, with product MNDEELEVLLSDLESDRVERKASISDKGKLCDAICAFANDLPNHQKPGVLFIGVNDNGSCANLHIDDKLLLTLSSLRSDGNILPFPSMIVQKRTICRCELAVVIVEPSDAPPVRFNGRVCVRVGPRRATATAEEERRLAEKRRSKDLPFDLRSIAFASLDDLDLDLFRRVYLPSSLAIEVLEENQRSVEQQLTALRFATVEPLLKPTILGVLVIGNDPRQFVPCAYVQFLRIDGSELTDPIKDQKEIGGPLPDLLRMLDETFQAHISVATDITASAVEIRQPDYPIVALQQLARNAVMHRTFEGTNAPVRITWFNDRIEIQNPGGPFGQVNRQNFGQPAITDYRNPHLAEAMKNLGYVQRFGVGIQLARQQLQKNGNPPLEFVVEDSYVLAMLRRRP